A single window of Achromobacter xylosoxidans DNA harbors:
- the pepN gene encoding aminopeptidase N → MRTDTPVTVYRKDYQPYPYDIPQVSLAFDLAPDSTEVRCVMQVRRKAEASADAALVLDGEELELVSVAVDGQALPPDRYHLSEHSLALYGLPAEATVEIVSRCKPSANSTLMGLYVSGGNFFTQCEAEGFRRITWFADRPDVMSRYRVTLRAAPAYPVLLSNGNLVASRQLPDGRNEVEWEDPFPKPCYLFALVGGNLTHRETTVKTASGRDVLLQVYSDPGAETKTEWALDSLVRALRWDETRFGLELDLDRFMVVAVHDFNMGAMENKGLNIFNAAYVLADADTATDANYEGIESVIGHEYFHNWTGNRVTCRDWFQLSLKEGLTVFRDQEFSADMMAQDMDEAAAASARAVKRIDDVVTLRAAQFPEDAGPMAHPIRPDSYQEIGNFYTATVYEKGAEVIRMQHTLLGEAGFRAGMDEYFRRHDGQAVTCDDFVAAMESVYTRQHPGRDLSVFRNWYRQAGTPRVTVKLTHDAAARRCTVTLSQECQPVGVEKKAPAGFVKAPYHIPFAIGLLDRHGRALPLRLDGVERDTALLELTTQTQQWHFDGIDEMPVPSLLRDFSAPVIVDYDWSDEELALLSAHDGNPFARWEAGQELATRQILALAEARQAGRTLHAAPAFIAAWRALLIDPALDAAYRARALALPSEKTLAERMQAVDPPALAVARDFLRAELGRQLAAEFRQAFDDNQTPGAYSPAPVPASKRAMKNLALSHLMAAGEHEAQRLAEQQYEHAGNMTDSMAALSALINYGQGDFPQQALAAFYDKWRDNALVVDKWFALQAAARYTTVQTARELMTHPAFTLRNPNRARALIFQFCLNNARGMHHPDGSGYAFWAEQVLALDALNPEIAARLARALDNWSRYVPALRGPMQEALQRVRGHEGLSRNVQEIVSKALEFAA, encoded by the coding sequence CCGCGCTGGTGCTCGATGGCGAAGAGCTGGAACTCGTTTCGGTAGCGGTGGATGGCCAGGCGCTGCCCCCCGACCGCTACCACCTGTCCGAACACAGCCTGGCGCTGTACGGCCTGCCCGCCGAGGCCACCGTCGAGATCGTCAGCCGCTGCAAACCCTCGGCCAACTCCACGCTGATGGGCCTGTACGTTTCGGGCGGCAATTTCTTCACGCAATGCGAGGCCGAGGGCTTTCGCCGCATCACCTGGTTCGCCGACCGTCCCGACGTCATGTCGCGCTATCGCGTGACCTTGCGCGCCGCGCCGGCCTACCCGGTACTGCTGTCCAACGGCAACCTGGTGGCCTCGCGCCAACTGCCCGACGGCCGCAACGAGGTTGAATGGGAAGATCCGTTCCCCAAGCCCTGCTACCTGTTCGCCCTGGTGGGCGGCAACCTGACCCACCGCGAAACCACGGTCAAGACAGCCAGCGGCCGCGACGTGTTGTTGCAGGTCTACAGCGACCCGGGCGCCGAGACCAAGACCGAATGGGCGCTGGATTCCCTGGTGCGCGCGCTGCGCTGGGACGAAACCCGCTTCGGCCTGGAACTCGACCTGGACCGCTTCATGGTGGTGGCCGTCCATGACTTCAACATGGGCGCGATGGAGAACAAGGGTCTGAACATTTTCAATGCCGCCTACGTGCTGGCCGACGCGGATACCGCCACGGACGCCAACTACGAAGGCATCGAATCGGTCATCGGCCACGAGTACTTCCACAACTGGACCGGCAACCGCGTCACCTGCCGCGACTGGTTCCAGTTGAGCCTGAAGGAAGGCCTGACGGTCTTCCGCGACCAGGAATTCAGCGCCGACATGATGGCGCAGGACATGGACGAGGCCGCTGCCGCCAGCGCCCGCGCGGTCAAGCGCATCGACGACGTGGTGACGCTGCGCGCGGCGCAGTTCCCCGAGGACGCGGGCCCGATGGCCCACCCGATCCGCCCCGACAGCTACCAGGAAATCGGCAATTTCTATACCGCCACGGTGTACGAGAAAGGCGCCGAAGTCATCCGCATGCAGCACACGCTGCTGGGCGAGGCGGGCTTTCGCGCCGGCATGGACGAGTATTTCCGCCGCCACGACGGCCAGGCCGTGACCTGCGATGACTTCGTCGCCGCCATGGAATCGGTCTACACGCGCCAGCACCCGGGCCGTGATCTGTCGGTGTTCCGCAACTGGTACCGCCAGGCGGGCACGCCGCGCGTGACGGTCAAGCTGACGCACGACGCCGCGGCGCGCCGCTGCACCGTGACGCTGTCGCAGGAATGCCAGCCGGTCGGCGTCGAGAAGAAGGCCCCCGCCGGCTTCGTCAAGGCGCCGTACCACATCCCGTTCGCCATCGGCCTGCTGGACCGCCATGGCCGCGCCCTGCCCCTGCGGCTCGACGGCGTGGAGCGTGACACGGCGCTGCTGGAGCTGACCACGCAGACCCAGCAATGGCATTTCGACGGCATCGACGAGATGCCAGTGCCTTCGCTGCTGCGCGATTTTTCCGCGCCGGTGATCGTCGATTACGACTGGAGCGACGAGGAACTGGCGCTGCTGTCGGCCCACGACGGCAACCCCTTCGCGCGCTGGGAAGCCGGCCAGGAACTGGCCACCCGCCAGATCCTGGCGCTGGCCGAGGCGCGCCAGGCCGGCCGCACGCTGCACGCCGCCCCGGCCTTCATCGCCGCCTGGCGCGCGCTGTTGATCGACCCGGCGCTGGATGCCGCCTACCGCGCCCGCGCCCTGGCGCTGCCGTCGGAAAAGACGCTGGCCGAACGCATGCAGGCCGTTGATCCGCCGGCGCTGGCGGTGGCGCGCGACTTCCTGCGCGCCGAGCTGGGCCGGCAGTTGGCGGCCGAATTCCGCCAGGCCTTCGATGACAACCAGACGCCGGGCGCATACAGCCCCGCGCCAGTGCCGGCCAGCAAGCGCGCGATGAAGAACCTGGCGCTCAGCCATCTGATGGCGGCCGGCGAGCACGAGGCGCAGCGCCTGGCCGAGCAGCAATACGAGCACGCCGGCAACATGACCGACAGCATGGCGGCGCTGTCGGCCCTGATCAACTACGGCCAGGGCGATTTCCCGCAACAGGCGCTGGCCGCGTTCTACGACAAGTGGCGCGACAACGCGCTGGTGGTGGACAAGTGGTTCGCGTTGCAGGCCGCGGCGCGCTACACCACGGTGCAAACCGCGCGCGAGCTGATGACGCACCCGGCCTTCACGCTGCGCAATCCCAACCGGGCGCGCGCGCTGATTTTCCAGTTCTGCCTGAACAACGCCCGCGGCATGCACCATCCGGATGGATCGGGCTACGCCTTCTGGGCCGAGCAGGTGCTGGCGCTGGATGCGCTCAATCCCGAAATCGCGGCGCGCCTGGCGCGCGCCCTGGACAACTGGTCGCGCTACGTGCCCGCCCTGCGCGGCCCCATGCAGGAAGCCCTGCAGCGGGTGCGCGGCCACGAGGGGCTGTCGCGCAACGTGCAGGAAATCGTATCCAAGGCTTTAGAATTCGCAGCATAG